One Chaetodon auriga isolate fChaAug3 chromosome 11, fChaAug3.hap1, whole genome shotgun sequence genomic window, aactcAACAACTGCTGCCTATAAAAGGCTTTTCTACTCAAATGTCCCATGAAACTTTACACACAACTCAAATCAACCAGATTCAcctcatttgaaatgaaacaacttGCTATATTAAAgatctgctgtttcttcttctgtcgaTTTGCACCACAGTGCACTCTTTTGCTTTTAACAGGAGGAGGATTACTCCTagattactattattattattattattattagacaCAGGACACCTGtgtgacacagacagtgtgGTGGGTGGGCTAATATCTAAGAAGATGAGGCCTCATTCAGAAGGACgatttgtgaaggagagccttgCTGCTGCACCAAACAAAGTAAAGCTGttccacagtgtgtttgtctggaaaATTCactgagatgaaggaaaaccgGACGTGGAAACTCAGCAAGTGatccaaacctggaaaaccagctgcgagtagcgtcatcatcatcatcatcatcatcatcatcatcatcatcgctaCCGTCTGACATCAGACGCATCGGtaaagagaagcagctccaATCATCACAGAGGTCAGtgtccgccccccccccccccagcccacTGCACAATCTGCTTACATGACAGGTTCTTTCCTTTGAAATCTGTGTCCTGTTTTTGGATAAAAATGCAGTCACCTCAGGAATAATACAGCGCAGTGGACGAAATGAGACCTCAAGGTGTTCAGTCAGAGTGAGGTTTATTATCACGTACAGCGGAGGGCTCGAGCCCcaataaatcatcacaaaaAGACAACTGAAAGCATAAAGCAATCTCAGACGTGTCAGTCAGGTCAGATTTTTTTATGATTAATAGCTCAAGTCAGCGTGAAACATGAAAAGATGAATAACTGAAGACTTTTGATTGATTCTGAGCACGCTGCAGAGGCACAGGTCgagaaaaaacatcttttttagAAATCTCTGATATACGTTTGATCAGCACAACACTATTTTACATGTTTGACATTTATAACAGTAAAAATATTGGTTTCATCAACCAATCAACCAATCACTGATTAGTCTGACCCAGACTACAAAGACATGTATGAAATACATCATCTTACTGTACATCTCACAATGCTGCATCTTTAatatactgaaaaaaaaaaaaaaagatatttagGCAGTAAAATCTAAGCCACCTCATAAATATGATCATCTAAAATCTTTTAATGAATAAAGATCAGAGAATAACAACACAATTACTTTTCTGTGGATGGTGAAATTTTGTTTTATCTCTTCTTCTCAACATCCTGCAGGACGAAAGAAATGCAGGTGTTATCGTTAAATCTCCGGCAGGCTCACCATATTTGGCACTGAGCTAAGGTTTAATGTACTCACCGTATTCTACTGACAACGGCCAGAGGCATTAATACAACAAGTCCAATGAGTAGCACGGCTGTGAAAGCGTACAGCAGATAatctgcaaagacaaaacagtCAGTGTACTAAAACTGTATTGATGTGCATCTATTCATTAGCTATTCCCACTTATTCTTGATTGTCAAGGCTGGAGCCAATCATTGGACAAAAGGCAGGGTACGTGTCACGAGCCAATCGTAGacacagacaaccattcacactcacattcataCTAATGGGCAGCTGCATGGAAATTTACCGTGTAACCACATGCGTCCTTCCTCAGATTGGTTGATGTCAGGAGGTTTAGAGGGACCGCTGTTGCTTTTCCAAGAGGTCACTGAAATACACATAAAAGCTTTGAAAGGTTTCCAATACACAGATTCACTTAGGAAAAGGCCGTCTTGTAAATCAAAGCCCTACTCACTGAAATGCGATCGATTATGAAGCACGTCGTGAATCATGTTGCACTTCAGCAGATCGTTATTGTGCACTCCTTTGCATGTGCAAGGATAGTGAAGTGCTGTGCCCAAAGTGGCCAAGAAGGCTGTTTTACACTCAGAGTCTGCACCAAGGATGAGAGCTGGATCCGTCTGGCTGAAACATTCATCTTTTTGGAGGTCACTGTCGCTGCATTGTGCTTCTTCAGAGCTCCAGCATTTGGCTCGGAAAGTTTTCAACAGGTCTCTGGTAAATGAGAGAGAACATGTTCGTGGGTGCTGAGTGCTTTAAGGGCGGATACACACAGCACATTCGTCCTCTGTAACATCCTGGTCTATCAGCcattagttaaaaaaaaaatccacttcattttgctgttaaatttAAAGTGTGAGAAACTGGCTCtgaggaaacatgaaaacaaagaaccTGTTCAGTCTTCAGTCTCAGACGTACCGTCGAGAAGAGAATAGCACCGTACCTGCAGTGACTGTCCTCAACACACTCTTTAAGCGTCTCCTGGCAGATCCAGGTTTCGTCTCCACATGTGCCGCTGTGCAGAGCAGTTTTCATGTGCAGGCAGCTCTGATCTGAAGCATCGCACTCACACATGACCAGCATCTCTGCCACGTTGTGCGGCATGCTGCCATAGAACTGCCGAGTTTGTTGCTGACAGCGGTCCCGGTTGCACTGCTCTGCCATACAGGCCTGAAGAACAGGTGCTAGGTACCTGTTGCAAACTGCATCACTGACACAAACTGTCATTTGGTCCAAGCAGGATCCGGCGCCGTCGTATACTGCGCAAATACATGTATTGAGAGAGTTTTGAGATTGCAGAGACTTCATTTTTCTATTGATTGAATTCAGTAAGCACAGTAAAAGAATTACCATAGCCTATTAAACTGCTTGACTGCCAATCCATCAGTTTGCTCCTCTTCTGCTGAGCGgctgtaaaaataaacagaagcaCGAATCTCCAACAAATGCTTCCTTGAAACCAGTGTGTTGTTCATGTCACTCACTCTGTAGCACAATTGTGTTTGTTCACACTGAACGTCAGACCGCCTTTGGtaaacaaaaatgcaatttcACCTATAAATGCTTATCTCGGAGACGACTGAGAATAGCGC contains:
- the gfral gene encoding GDNF family receptor alpha-like, which encodes MQQTHLEAAVILGIVIPQILSISMSSLPSDCWASVDTCMSNLCTSELAFYGGACGGGGCQIKGSEVCNMTIQTALDQFPSLQGCVCAWEEELCDSIQALAAQCHRKPAAQQKRSKLMDWQSSSLIGYVYDGAGSCLDQMTVCVSDAVCNRYLAPVLQACMAEQCNRDRCQQQTRQFYGSMPHNVAEMLVMCECDASDQSCLHMKTALHSGTCGDETWICQETLKECVEDSHCRDLLKTFRAKCWSSEEAQCSDSDLQKDECFSQTDPALILGADSECKTAFLATLGTALHYPCTCKGVHNNDLLKCNMIHDVLHNRSHFMTSWKSNSGPSKPPDINQSEEGRMWLHDYLLYAFTAVLLIGLVVLMPLAVVSRIRMLRRRDKTKFHHPQKSNCVVIL